The genomic DNA TTACAGTGATGATAGTGGCTATTCTGGCTGCGATTGCCTATCCGTCATACACCAATCATGTTCGTAATACGGTTGAGGCCAAAGTGCGTGGTGATCTGATGGATCTGGCTGCATCTCAGGAGCGCTGGCGATCCCAGAACTTCAAATACACTAACTCTCTCACCAAATTGGGGTCGTCTCTGGCCAGTGACGAGAAGTACACAGTGACGATTACTTTGGCTAATGGCGACCAGACCTATGAAGCGTTGGCGACGCCAAAGAGCGGTTCTATTGTTGCGGGGGAGGTGTCATTCAAGATTAATCAGGATAGTGATACCTGTTTCGGAACGGGTGGCTGCACGATTGGCACCGATGATCCCTGGAGCAAGCGCTGACGATGGTTTTTTCCTGCCCGGTTACGGAGTAACCGGGCAGCTCCCCTTCGGTATACTGCTTTCCACTCTTGGCCGACCCACCCAGTTAACCACCACTCGTTTGCCAACATCCTTCAGGCAGACGTAAAAGCTCCCGTTCTGGTAGTACCCTTTGCCAGTGGCTTTGTATCGAAACCAGGGTTTGCCCCGGAAACTTTTCCACTGCCATTGAATTTGTTTTGTGTCACCGGTTTCCGCGACAATGTTCTCCCCTGTGTCATGTTTCAGATTCTTGTTGCTGTCGTGGAAAGCCATCAGCCCCGGCCCCGGGCTATGGCCATTGCAGTCACTGTTCTTGATGCAGATCACGATGTCGCCTTGCACAAGGCTGCTGCTACGGGCTTGTAACATTAATGCCAGTGTATCATTGGCGGCTGCGGCCAGCCGCTGATTGGTGACGAGTTGTTGCAGTGAGGGCAGGGAGAGGGATAGTACTAGCCCCATTATGATCAGCGAGACCATAAGCTCCATCAGTGTTGTGCCGGTTTCTCTTTTCATTCTTCATGCTCTGATGCCTGAACAGGCAGCATAGACAGCACATTGTCATGGTGGCATAGATAAATTTCGCAAGACGGTGTAGGGCAGTTATGACAAAGCATGTAGCCGATGTAGCAGTGGTCGGGGCAGGAGTGCTGGGGCTTTTGTCCGCCCTGGAGTTGAATCGTCGGGGCAGGCAGGTCACGGTGTTTCACGACGAGCCGGCTCGCAATCCAGCTTCTTGGGCTGGCGGCGGAATTCTTTCGCCACTTTTCCCCTGGCGGTATTCTGATGCGCTAACCCTTCTGACTCGGAATGCGGTGCAGGATTATCAGGCGCTGGCCGGTATGCTGGAGGTGG from Alcanivorax sp. includes the following:
- a CDS encoding GspH/FimT family pseudopilin — protein: MKRETGTTLMELMVSLIIMGLVLSLSLPSLQQLVTNQRLAAAANDTLALMLQARSSSLVQGDIVICIKNSDCNGHSPGPGLMAFHDSNKNLKHDTGENIVAETGDTKQIQWQWKSFRGKPWFRYKATGKGYYQNGSFYVCLKDVGKRVVVNWVGRPRVESSIPKGSCPVTP
- a CDS encoding type IV pilin protein, which translates into the protein MQNRNRQTGFTLIELLITVMIVAILAAIAYPSYTNHVRNTVEAKVRGDLMDLAASQERWRSQNFKYTNSLTKLGSSLASDEKYTVTITLANGDQTYEALATPKSGSIVAGEVSFKINQDSDTCFGTGGCTIGTDDPWSKR